The following coding sequences lie in one Verrucomicrobiales bacterium genomic window:
- the frr gene encoding ribosome recycling factor, giving the protein MPIDDILLEAEDKMMKTEEVVQKEFAGVRTGKASPGLVENVPVEVYGSQMRIRELASISTPESRVIMIQPWDATTLHPIEKAISKANLGLNPSVDGKVIRIVLPELSTERRQEFVKIVRKMTEEGRVAVRHVRRDALEALKKEGKAGGVTEDQVEGAEKEVQKLTDQYTAKLEAHLAQKEKEIMTV; this is encoded by the coding sequence ATGCCCATCGATGATATTTTGTTGGAAGCGGAAGATAAGATGATGAAGACCGAGGAGGTCGTGCAGAAGGAATTTGCCGGCGTCCGCACCGGAAAGGCTTCTCCTGGTCTGGTCGAGAACGTGCCGGTCGAGGTGTATGGCTCGCAAATGCGAATCAGGGAACTGGCGAGCATTTCCACGCCCGAATCACGGGTGATTATGATCCAGCCCTGGGACGCCACCACCTTGCACCCCATCGAGAAGGCCATTTCCAAGGCTAATCTGGGTTTGAATCCTTCCGTGGACGGAAAAGTGATTCGGATCGTTCTGCCGGAGTTAAGCACGGAACGTCGCCAGGAGTTTGTCAAAATCGTGCGCAAAATGACCGAGGAGGGCCGGGTAGCGGTTCGCCATGTGCGCCGGGATGCCCTGGAAGCTCTCAAGAAGGAAGGTAAGGCGGGCGGCGTCACCGAGGATCAGGTGGAGGGTGCGGAAAAGGAAGTGCAGAAGTTGACCGATCAGTACACGGCCAAACTAGAGGCGCACCTTGCTCAGAAGGAGAAGGAGATCATGACCGTCTAG
- a CDS encoding septum formation initiator family protein, giving the protein MKVTNIWDVLTKFVLFLLFVAAGVMIFFWYLPLIQQNQRMRRDILVLENEIRAEERLKKTLKAHTDAILSDPRTVERLARERLVYARTNETIFVFDAPKTQTR; this is encoded by the coding sequence ATGAAAGTCACCAACATCTGGGACGTGCTGACGAAGTTTGTTTTGTTCCTGCTCTTCGTCGCCGCAGGTGTCATGATTTTTTTCTGGTATCTGCCCCTGATCCAGCAAAACCAGCGGATGCGACGGGATATTCTGGTGCTTGAAAATGAGATCCGGGCCGAGGAACGGTTGAAAAAAACCCTTAAAGCCCACACAGATGCCATCCTGAGTGACCCCCGAACGGTGGAGCGGCTCGCCCGAGAACGCCTGGTCTATGCCCGCACCAACGAGACGATCTTCGTGTTCGATGCGCCCAAGACGCAGACCCGCTAG